In the Silurus meridionalis isolate SWU-2019-XX chromosome 6, ASM1480568v1, whole genome shotgun sequence genome, one interval contains:
- the LOC124387812 gene encoding ubiquitin carboxyl-terminal hydrolase 26-like isoform X5, producing MSSITRFWSKVRKKYRCENVPPSEPGPSTERKLKSLAEKRVRDPNTLSSSVLLDKGDTNSNPSEDSTKILEVTSPKPKKKYTQTQYEENTKSTKTTSEEETKCLTPTITAEELCTPVGLPNFGNTCYINSSLQFLFSADVFCRKLSNIMENYLNRPEATFLSCFVNLWKLRYSAGSQFVLTKDLLLLSLINEVTAVNPNFSISEPNNGITFICQCLEQIIETVRMLGWKDDSDPRCPVGSNFDIKIKKVIKCSRCAFQQNILHECNIITVPLEYKSVDQCLYNICHEQQQLWQKCKTCQNRHASSIWIFQTLPRFFILHLEREGVDIDDQQNMLKDPMAIQPQLTINYTTQSPNAFFLRLSKIFSPRKEKNKSKVKKTERNKLDGSASTYQLISVISVIMDTIEDGKINTNT from the exons ATGAGCTCCATAACTCGGTTTTGGTCGAAGGTACGAAAG AAATACAGATGTGAAAATGTGCCTCCTTCAGAACCTGGACCATCCACAGAAAG AAAGCTCAAGAGTTTAGCagagaaaagagtgagagatCCAAACACATTAAG CAGTTCAGTGCTGCTTGATAAGGGAGATACAAACAGCAATCCATCTGAAGATAGCACGAAGATCCTGGAAGTAACTTCACCTAAGCCAAAGAAAAAGTACACTCAGACTCAATATGAGGAAAATACAAAGAGCACTAAGACAACATCTGAGGAAGAAACAAAGTGTCTGACTCCTACTATCACAGCTGAGGAGCTATGCACTCCTGTCGG GTTGCCAAATTTTGGAAACACCTGCTACATTAACTCAAGTTTGCAGTTCCTGTTTAGTGCTGATGTTTTCTGCAGAAAGCTCTCCAACATCATGGAAAATTATTTGAACAGACCAGAAGCTACATTCCTCAG TTGCTTTGTGAACTTGTGGAAGTTGAGATACAGTGCAGGAAGTCAATTTGTCCTCACAAAGGATCTTCTCCTACTGTCTCTGATTAATGAGGTTACAGCTGTCAACCCAAATTTCAGCATATCTGAGCCAAAT AATGGAATTACATTCATCTGCCAGTGTCTAGAACAAATCATTGAGACTGTGCGAATGCTGGGTTGGAAAGATGACTCAGACCCTAGATGTCCAGTCGGGTCTAATTTTGACATCAAGATTAAGAAAGTTATAAAATGCTCCAG ATGTGCATTTCAGCAGAACATATTGCATGAGTGCAATATAATTACTGTGCCCCTGGAATACAAATCAGTGGACCAGTGCTTGTACAACATATGTCAT GAGCAGCAACAGTTATGGCAAAAGTGCAAGACTTGTCAAAATCGACATGCCAGCTCTATttggatatttcaaacattGCCCAG GTTTTTTATTCTGCACCTGGAAAGGGAAGGAGTGGACATTGATGACCAACAAAACATGCTTAAGGATCCAATGGCCATCCAACCTCAGCTGACTATAAACTATACTACACAGAG ccccaatgctttttttttaagactttcCAAGATATTCAGCCCCCGAAAAG AGAAGAACAAATCCAAGgtcaaaaaaacagagagaaataaactg gacGGATCAGCCTCCACGTATCAACTGATAAGTGTCATAAGCGTTATTATGGACACTATAGAGGAtggtaaaataaacacaaacacataa
- the LOC124387812 gene encoding ubiquitin carboxyl-terminal hydrolase 26-like isoform X2 codes for MSSITRFWSKVRKKYRCENVPPSEPGPSTERKLKSLAEKRVRDPNTLSSSVLLDKGDTNSNPSEDSTKILEVTSPKPKKKYTQTQYEENTKSTKTTSEEETKCLTPTITAEELCTPVGLPNFGNTCYINSSLQFLFSADVFCRKLSNIMENYLNRPEATFLSCFVNLWKLRYSAGSQFVLTKDLLLLSLINEVTAVNPNFSISEPNNGITFICQCLEQIIETVRMLGWKDDSDPRCPVGSNFDIKIKKVIKCSRCAFQQNILHECNIITVPLEYKSVDQCLYNICHEQQQLWQKCKTCQNRHASSIWIFQTLPRFFILHLEREGVDIDDQQNMLKDPMAIQPQLTINYTTQSPNAFFLRLSKIFSPRKEKNKSKVKKTERNKLDGSASTYQLISVISVIMDTIEDGHGIVDCYTHRPPQWWTCNDELISLTTEEDVLQKSLSNAYLLLYERVSTG; via the exons ATGAGCTCCATAACTCGGTTTTGGTCGAAGGTACGAAAG AAATACAGATGTGAAAATGTGCCTCCTTCAGAACCTGGACCATCCACAGAAAG AAAGCTCAAGAGTTTAGCagagaaaagagtgagagatCCAAACACATTAAG CAGTTCAGTGCTGCTTGATAAGGGAGATACAAACAGCAATCCATCTGAAGATAGCACGAAGATCCTGGAAGTAACTTCACCTAAGCCAAAGAAAAAGTACACTCAGACTCAATATGAGGAAAATACAAAGAGCACTAAGACAACATCTGAGGAAGAAACAAAGTGTCTGACTCCTACTATCACAGCTGAGGAGCTATGCACTCCTGTCGG GTTGCCAAATTTTGGAAACACCTGCTACATTAACTCAAGTTTGCAGTTCCTGTTTAGTGCTGATGTTTTCTGCAGAAAGCTCTCCAACATCATGGAAAATTATTTGAACAGACCAGAAGCTACATTCCTCAG TTGCTTTGTGAACTTGTGGAAGTTGAGATACAGTGCAGGAAGTCAATTTGTCCTCACAAAGGATCTTCTCCTACTGTCTCTGATTAATGAGGTTACAGCTGTCAACCCAAATTTCAGCATATCTGAGCCAAAT AATGGAATTACATTCATCTGCCAGTGTCTAGAACAAATCATTGAGACTGTGCGAATGCTGGGTTGGAAAGATGACTCAGACCCTAGATGTCCAGTCGGGTCTAATTTTGACATCAAGATTAAGAAAGTTATAAAATGCTCCAG ATGTGCATTTCAGCAGAACATATTGCATGAGTGCAATATAATTACTGTGCCCCTGGAATACAAATCAGTGGACCAGTGCTTGTACAACATATGTCAT GAGCAGCAACAGTTATGGCAAAAGTGCAAGACTTGTCAAAATCGACATGCCAGCTCTATttggatatttcaaacattGCCCAG GTTTTTTATTCTGCACCTGGAAAGGGAAGGAGTGGACATTGATGACCAACAAAACATGCTTAAGGATCCAATGGCCATCCAACCTCAGCTGACTATAAACTATACTACACAGAG ccccaatgctttttttttaagactttcCAAGATATTCAGCCCCCGAAAAG AGAAGAACAAATCCAAGgtcaaaaaaacagagagaaataaactg gacGGATCAGCCTCCACGTATCAACTGATAAGTGTCATAAGCGTTATTATGGACACTATAGAGGAtg GACATGGTATAGTTGATTGTTACACTCACAGGCCTCCTCAGTGGTGGACCTGCAATGATGAGTTGATCTCTCTCACCACTGAAGAAGACGTGTTACAGAAGAGCTTGTCTAATGCCTATTTGCTCCTCTATGAGAGAGTGAGCACTGGGTGA
- the LOC124387812 gene encoding ubiquitin carboxyl-terminal hydrolase 26-like isoform X4 has translation MSSITRFWSKVRKKYRCENVPPSEPGPSTERKLKSLAEKRVRDPNTLSSVLLDKGDTNSNPSEDSTKILEVTSPKPKKKYTQTQYEENTKSTKTTSEEETKCLTPTITAEELCTPVGLPNFGNTCYINSSLQFLFSADVFCRKLSNIMENYLNRPEATFLSCFVNLWKLRYSAGSQFVLTKDLLLLSLINEVTAVNPNFSISEPNNGITFICQCLEQIIETVRMLGWKDDSDPRCPVGSNFDIKIKKVIKCSRCAFQQNILHECNIITVPLEYKSVDQCLYNICHEQQQLWQKCKTCQNRHASSIWIFQTLPRFFILHLEREGVDIDDQQNMLKDPMAIQPQLTINYTTQSPNAFFLRLSKIFSPRKEKNKSKVKKTERNKLDGSASTYQLISVISVIMDTIEDGHGIVDCYTHRPPQWWTCNDELISLTTEEDVLQKSLSNAYLLLYERVSTG, from the exons ATGAGCTCCATAACTCGGTTTTGGTCGAAGGTACGAAAG AAATACAGATGTGAAAATGTGCCTCCTTCAGAACCTGGACCATCCACAGAAAG AAAGCTCAAGAGTTTAGCagagaaaagagtgagagatCCAAACACATTAAG TTCAGTGCTGCTTGATAAGGGAGATACAAACAGCAATCCATCTGAAGATAGCACGAAGATCCTGGAAGTAACTTCACCTAAGCCAAAGAAAAAGTACACTCAGACTCAATATGAGGAAAATACAAAGAGCACTAAGACAACATCTGAGGAAGAAACAAAGTGTCTGACTCCTACTATCACAGCTGAGGAGCTATGCACTCCTGTCGG GTTGCCAAATTTTGGAAACACCTGCTACATTAACTCAAGTTTGCAGTTCCTGTTTAGTGCTGATGTTTTCTGCAGAAAGCTCTCCAACATCATGGAAAATTATTTGAACAGACCAGAAGCTACATTCCTCAG TTGCTTTGTGAACTTGTGGAAGTTGAGATACAGTGCAGGAAGTCAATTTGTCCTCACAAAGGATCTTCTCCTACTGTCTCTGATTAATGAGGTTACAGCTGTCAACCCAAATTTCAGCATATCTGAGCCAAAT AATGGAATTACATTCATCTGCCAGTGTCTAGAACAAATCATTGAGACTGTGCGAATGCTGGGTTGGAAAGATGACTCAGACCCTAGATGTCCAGTCGGGTCTAATTTTGACATCAAGATTAAGAAAGTTATAAAATGCTCCAG ATGTGCATTTCAGCAGAACATATTGCATGAGTGCAATATAATTACTGTGCCCCTGGAATACAAATCAGTGGACCAGTGCTTGTACAACATATGTCAT GAGCAGCAACAGTTATGGCAAAAGTGCAAGACTTGTCAAAATCGACATGCCAGCTCTATttggatatttcaaacattGCCCAG GTTTTTTATTCTGCACCTGGAAAGGGAAGGAGTGGACATTGATGACCAACAAAACATGCTTAAGGATCCAATGGCCATCCAACCTCAGCTGACTATAAACTATACTACACAGAG ccccaatgctttttttttaagactttcCAAGATATTCAGCCCCCGAAAAG AGAAGAACAAATCCAAGgtcaaaaaaacagagagaaataaactg gacGGATCAGCCTCCACGTATCAACTGATAAGTGTCATAAGCGTTATTATGGACACTATAGAGGAtg GACATGGTATAGTTGATTGTTACACTCACAGGCCTCCTCAGTGGTGGACCTGCAATGATGAGTTGATCTCTCTCACCACTGAAGAAGACGTGTTACAGAAGAGCTTGTCTAATGCCTATTTGCTCCTCTATGAGAGAGTGAGCACTGGGTGA
- the exosc4 gene encoding exosome complex component RRP41 yields the protein MAGLELLSDQGYRLDGRKATELRKLQARMGVFGQADGSAYLEQGNTKALAVVYGPHEVRGSRSKSLHDRAVINCQYSMATFSTAERKRRPHGDRKSSEMSLHLKQTFEAAVLTQLYPRSQIDIYVKILQSDGGNYSACVNAATLALVDAGIPMRDYVCACTAGFVEDTPLADLCHAEESGGGTTLSLALLPRRENIALVQMDARLHQDHLPALMEAATVACKGLSKVLDSVVRQHLQEVSVQTRE from the exons ATGGCCGGACTCGAGCTGCTGTCCGATCAGGGGTACCGGCTGGACGGGCGGAAGGCAACCGAGCTGCGGAAGTTGCAGGCCCGTATGGGAGTTTTCGGCCAGGCGGATGGATCTGCGTACCTGGAGCAGGGGAACACGAAGGCGCTCGCGGTGGTTTACGGACCACATGAG GTTCGAGGGTCCAGAAGTAAATCCCTTCACGACCGTGCGGTCATTAACTGTCAGTACAGCATGGCCACATTCAGCACGGCAGAGAGGAAACGACGACCGCACGGCGATCGCAAGTCCAGCGAGATGAGCCTTCACCTGAAACAGACCTTCGAAGCTGCCGTCCTTACCCAGCTCTACCCACGCTCCCAGATAGACATCTATGTTAAG ATCCTCCAGTCAGATGGTGGAAACTACAGTGCGTGTGTTAATGCAGCTACTCTGGCCCTGGTAGACGCTGGCATCCCCATGCGCGATTATGTGTGTGCCTGTACGGCTGGCTTTGTCGAGGACACGCCGCTGGCTGACCTGTGCCACGCTGAGGAAAGTGGCGGCGGAACCACGCTGTCCCTGGCGCTGCTGCCTCGGCGTGAGAATATCGCACTTGTGCAGATGGATGCTCGTCTCCACCAGGACCACCTGCCAGCGCTGATGGAGGCTGCGACAGTCGCCTGTAAGGGTCTTAGCAAAGTGCTGGACAGTGTTGTGCGCCAACACCTGCAGGAAGTTTCTGTGCAGACGCGAGAGTGA
- the LOC124387811 gene encoding ubiquitin carboxyl-terminal hydrolase 37-like has translation MFINFECVQSECLLLSSKSFRMNSIPRFWSKKYRCENVPCLEPVLSTERNCNKMSKEKNMTDLYTLSFRIRLHEKYTAGISSIKLLKVPLPKQKLKYTQTLCEKNTKSTKTTSEEILKSRSPTPSMEISKILSISAGELCTPVGLPNFGNTCYINSSLQFLFSADVFCRKLSKIMDNYINRPEATFLSCFVKLWKLRYSAGSQFGIRKDLLLLSLINEVTAVNPKFSIFEPNSTLTFICQCLEQIIKTVRMLGWKDDLDPRCPVGSNFDIKMKKVIKCSRCGFQQNMLYDSSIITVPLAYKSVDQCLYNIFNRKQLLQKCQKCGKQCASSILTFHPLPRFLILYLIRDTVDKNNQQIMLKCPVKFQTRLTINNTTQSRNVFFSRLSQIFRPRKENNKAKVIEKMRNKLDESASTYQLISVMSVITHPSESGHGIVDCYTHSPPQWWTCNDELISLTTEKDVLQKSLSNACLLLYEKMSTE, from the exons ATGTTTATTAACTTCGAGTGCGTGCAGAGTGAATGTCTTCTACTGTCTTCAAAAAGCTTCAGGATGAACTCCATACCGCGCTTCTGGTCGAAG AAATACAGATGTGAAAATGTGCCCTGTTTAGAACCTGTACTATCCACAGAAAG AAATTGCAATAAGATGTCGAAAGAGAAAAACATGACAGATCTATACACATTAAG TTTCAGAATACGGCTACATGAGAAATATACAGCAGGCATTTCATCCATAAAGCTCCTGAAAGTACCTTTACCTAAGCAAAAGCTAAAGTACACTCAGACTTTATGTGAGAAAAATACAAAGAGCACTAAGACAACATCTGAGGAAATCTTAAAGAGTCGGAGTCCAACTCCATCTATGGAAATCAGCAAAATTCTGTCCATCTCAGCTGGGGAGCTATGCACTCCTGTCGG GTTGCCAAATTTTGGAAACACCTGCTACATTAACTCAAGTTTGCAGTTCCTGTTTAGTGCTGATGTTTTCTGCAGAAAGCTCTCCAAAATCATGGACAATTATATAAACAGACCAGAAGCTACATTCCTCAG TTGCTTTGTGAAGTTGTGGAAGTTGAGATACAGTGCAGGAAGTCAATTTGGCATCAGAAAGGATCTTCTCCTACTGTCTCTGATTAATGAGGTTACAGCTGTCAACCCAAAATTCAGCATCTTTGAGCCAAAT agcaccCTTACATTCATTTGCCAGTGTCTAGAACAAATCATTAAGACTGTGCGAATGCTGGGTTGGAAAGATGACTTAGACCCTAGATGTCCAGTCGGGTCTAATTTTGACATCAAGatgaaaaaagttataaaatgcTCCAG ATGTGGATTTCAGCAGAACATGTTGTATGATTCCAGTATAATTACTGTGCCCCTGGCATACAAATCAGTGGACCAGTGCTTGTACAACATATTTAAT AGGAAACAGTTGCTGCAAAAGTGCCAGAAGTGTGGAAAACAATGTGCCAGCTCCATTTTGACATTCCACCCATTGCCCAG GTTTTTGATTCTGTACCTGATAAGGGATACAGTGGACAAGAATAATCAACAAATCATGCTTAAGTGTCCAGTGAAATTCCAAACTCGTCTGACTATAAACAATACTACACAGag TCGCAACGTTTTTTTCTCAAGACTTTCTCAGATATTCAGGCCCCGAAAAG AGAACAACAAAGCCAAGGTCatagagaaaatgagaaataaactG GATGAATCAGCCTCTACTTATCAACTGATAAGTGTCATGAGCGTTATTACGCATCCTTCAGAGAGTG GACATGGTATAGTTGATTGTTACACTCACAGTCCTCCCCAGTGGTGGACCTGCAATGATGAGTTGATCTCTCTCACCACTGAGAAAGATGTGTTACAGAAGAGCTTGTCTAATGCCTGTTTGCTCCTCTATGAGAAAATGAGCACTGAGTGA
- the LOC124387816 gene encoding ubiquitin carboxyl-terminal hydrolase 29-like has protein sequence MKSQTTSGGNMMISTNMSDCKQISFGLPNFGNTCYINSSLQFLLTAEAFCKELSNLMDNCMDRPQAKFLRCFVNLWRMRNNLDVQGQIHKDNLLMDLINEFIGLNPSFAISDRNSALTFLCQCLKQMEEAGQMMGWKNNSTPIYPVGSNFKITMKKVTTCSRCGFQQNILKEMNYISLPLVHNSVDQCLSSIVNNRQPLQDKCQMCQKQTVNYYWTFHSLPKFLILYLQREALNKNSKLIKLNNPVAIQPQLKINTRTQSCNGHMYQQSVYLLSLSQIYKPQKENSKAEARNKGNNKPGESKSTYRLISVINYIGRKANDGHFLTDCFTKNPPQWWTCNDEFITLTTEKEVVQKRLLNAYLLLYERVNSGRSSFSSVGS, from the exons atgaaaagtcAGACTACATCCGGGGGAAACATGATGATTTCGACTAACATGTCAGATTGTAAACAGATCAGTTTTGG GTTGCCAAATTTTGGAAACACCTGCTACATTAACTCGAGTCTTCAGTTCCTGTTAACAGCTGAGGCTTTCTGCAAAGAGCTGTCCAACCTCATGGACAATTGTatggacagaccacaagctaaATTCCTCAG GTGCTTTGTGAATTTGTGGAGGATGAGGAACAACTTAGACGTTCAAGGTCAGATCCACAAAGATAATCTCCTCATGGACCTTATTAATGAGTTTATAGGGCTCAACCCAAGCTTTGCCATCAGTGACAGGAAT aGCGCCCTTACATTTCTCTGCCAATGTCTAAAACAAATGGAGGAAGCTGGGCAAATGATGGGTTGGAAAAATAATTCGACCCCTATATATCCAGTCGGGTCCAATTTCAAAATCACGATGAAGAAAGTTACAACATGCTCCAG ATGTGGATTCCAGCAGAACATATTGAAAGAGATGAATTATATATCTCTGCCACTGGTGCACAACTCTGTGGACCAGTGCCTGTCCAGCATAGTTAAT AACCGGCAGCCATTACAGGACAAGTGCCAGATGTGTCAAAAACAGACCGTCAACTACTATTGGACATTCCACAGTCTGCCTAA GTTTTTAATTTTGTACCTGCAAAGGGAGGCATTAAACAAGAACAGCAAACTTATTAAGCTTAACAATCCAGTGGCCATCCAACCTCAGCTAAAGATAAACACTAGGACTCAaag CTGCAATGGCCACATGTACCAGCAAAGTGTGTATCTACTCAGCCTTTCTCAAATATATAAGCCACAAAAAG AGAACAGTAAAGCTGAGGCTAGAAACAAAGGAAACAATAAACCG GGTGAATCAAAGTCGACTTACCGACTGATCAGTGTAATCAACTATATTGGAAGAAAAGCAAATGATG GACATTTTTTGACAGATTGTTTCACTAAGAATCCTCCTCAGTGGTGGACCTGCAATGATGAGTTTATCACTCTGACCACTGAGAAAGAAGTGGTACAGAAGAGGTTGCTTAACGCCTATTTGCTCCTCTATGAGAGAGTGAACTCTGGGAGAAGCTCGTTCTCTTCTGTCGGAAGCTAA